The Toxoplasma gondii ME49 unplaced genomic scaffold asmbl.1166, whole genome shotgun sequence genome contains the following window.
CGGGGGGAAGTGAAACCAGTGGAGGCGATTCGACTTCCCCTGTTGGGAGCCGGGCACTTTAGGGGACATCGCAGCCTTGATTCCATTGGGAGGGCGAACGCTGCAGCGGTCGAAGCGGCCATCACGCGTTTTGACCCGCGCGTCGAATTGCAGTTTATGTACGAGCCTAGCGACGCAGCCTTCCATGGCTTGATGGAATCTGAAAGGACGTACAAGTCTCATCAACGAGACTGACGCGCCTGGAATCCACTGTGGACCAGAACAGGTTCCTAGCATAATCGAACGTGTCTGCGAGCTCATTCCTCGCCACGACCTGAATAGTGACAGGTGACGCTTACGACACGGGCATTTTAGGAACCTCTATGCATGGCAGTGTTATTCCTTGGCCGGGTTGTACACTCTCAGGGgacccttctctccccgtgCATAACCAAAAGCCAGTGAGGCATCAAATTTCAATCTGGACTTCCGCTTTCATGTCCCGAAACGTGGTTTCATGTGCTTATGTTCCGGCTCTTAAGGTTAAACTCACCCTTCTGGTGAACAGGTTCCTCGGTCATCTGCGTACAACGCGGACATTTGCAGCCTGCAAGACAGCGAACATTGGAAATATGGTCCAGTGCTGTTGTCATACTAGCGCTCTGGCATGGTGCCCGCCAGGCTTAATTTTTTTGTGAAGAGTGTTTATTTCTCTTCCAATGTCTCTTTGCACAGCGTATGGCTGAGCATGCACTCACTTTCCAGTCGTGGATTGCAAAGCACAGGCCGCAGACACTGTCACACAGCCATACGAATCTGAGCGTGTTCCGGGTTAAACATATAAGCAAGCGCTCTACCGTGCTGTTTTCTACTCCGTGGACAAATGGAGTGCTCCCAGATGAAGGGATACGAACAACTCGCTTATTAAGTCATTTATC
Protein-coding sequences here:
- a CDS encoding hypothetical protein (encoded by transcript TGME49_323100), whose amino-acid sequence is ESETGKNVGATFLHILKPEVTPHGNQMNDVMLYTVAPLGNASDSAYNLAYKATMLGIVGAVSEYNRTPRGEVKPVEAIRLPLLGAGHFRGHRSLDSIGRANAAAVEAAITRFDPRVELQFMYEPSDAAFHGLMESERTYKSHQRD